The DNA region CACGGTGAAGATACTCGATGTTTCCGGTGTAGCTCTTGGCCAGGATGACTTTGGCGACCGGGATCGTCGCGTTGGCGCTATGCCTCGGCTGCGGGATACTGTCCGCGAACGCAGGTTAGAAATCGGGACGGGCCAAGCCCTAACCAGCTGAATATGTGTGTGAGGCAAGAGTGTGTCTCGCGTGAAGAGTGTGTCTGTGATGGTGGAAGCGGCGTAGCGCTAGACAGTGGCCACCAGTTTACGGTATACGGTTGGTCGGTGGTTGCAACAACCTGCACCCTCTGCAAACCCAGTTCCCAGTCCTTAACTTTTATTGTGATTCCCGAACGATGACGGTCGACCCATGGAGGATCTGTTTGTAAACAGCTGCCGTAGCTGATAACGGAATACCCCCCCATGCGAAGCTTATCTACCGCAACTCGCGTGACTTGAACGTGAGTCCGCATAGATGGGCGTGCCGTTATCAACGACGTTGCGTCTACGGACTACTACGATCTTACGAAACACACTTCTTGACGCAAAGTGTCAAGTAAACTCCGTTGTAGTGGTTGGTGGCGATGCATCGTACCAAGTGCCAAGTGCTTCAGCAATCAACGCCCACTAAATCCAAAGAAATGGTTCAACCCAAAACAGCGATTTCGCAAGATGAGCTCATACGGGATCGCTGCGAAGCAGCAAACTCGTCCAGAATTCTACAAACGAACGAAACAGTGAGTGTACGGCCTGACTCATCAACCTGTCTGTCGTCACAGCCATTGTCGGCCGCCGTCCAAACTACCTGACCACTCCTCGTCGCATACACCTCAATTAATAGACGCGCCTCGTCAAGCGTCGTCGTTCTCGGCACGTGGCCCCGGCGTCTGGAATCCGGCAAAGAAGGGACATTTACGCTGATGTTTATGGCCCGGGATGAGCAGAAAAGCTGCGCACTAGAAAGGAAGGAAGATGCTGCTGCCGGTAGTAGAGATTGCCTAGCGAAAGCGCCGGCACTAGTTATTTCCAACTTTGCTGGATTTTTGGCGGACGAAAAATCGATACCAAGAGTTAGCAGCATTCAGCGGCGGCTGACGCAATGTCAACGGGATGAAGGAAGTGTGTGCGATGATTTACGGACAATTTGTACACGGGATGCAGGATGCGTGGCGACGATCGGATTTGGGAGAGTAGAAAAAAGGACATTAGACGGGACGTTTGATGGTGGGAAAAGGCGTTTTGTTATGGGAATCTTTAGTGGATTTGTTTTGGAAGAGTTTTACTTTGATGCTGTAATATGTTAGGTAATCGAGTAAAGCAATTTTGTATGCTGATGATAATCGTACCCCAGCCGTTCGCTGTGAATGCTCGATTGTCGGTAATCTGTTGAAGGTTCGGCTGTGGGTAATAggcttattttttatatataccaTTAGTGTCGTGACGGttaaacaagggcgtctatgtgATTATCCCTACACccgtttcaaatttttattgctattgaagcagcgatggaataatcatcctcaaaagaaaatctttggatgttcatcaagagaaaaaatctaaAGCGAgaatggctctcctctctcgtgcacgaaaaatcagtaaaaagaatctaaaaaaaatcatcatcttgattattcggcggaacatcattttcactactacacttgcaagtgtaacgtcacacgtcgaaaaatgacctgtcacattttgtagatggacaatgtgtgtaaacaacgtaaaatacatatttttgagtGCGGCTGActaggaaattcacaaaaaatcttcagcagattgattttcttgaagaatttcgggagcgattttcacttttgaaaaaatgtgcctCCTGaccttggaaaatatttgcaacatccttttttttattgaaaatggacagtagaatataaaattttacacttcatagaaatgaaaaataaaaatttttgctGCAAATGTACGGAcgataactaaatttaaatttgaaaaaaaaacaaacttatttttgaattcccaaaatatgtgtatttttattttcgatattaatgatttgttttaggggacaaaaatacaTAGTTCCGACATGTTCCATTGCAATTTTGAAGATCTTGAAAAAATTGCCTCctgactttgaaaaatatttgcaacagcctattcatcttttattgaaaataaacagcagaaatccaaattttacactttgaagaaatacatttttttatgttgcaaATGTACTTAAGATTAATTATTTAACAAAGTTGTTCGTCATATTTACGTAAGAATCTCACATTTGACAATGATTcgacacatttaacgccacTTTTTGgaagattattttaaatttatggttttcaccatgtttttctatttttccaaacttcaacgatcaatAGCCACCCTtataccttaaccgatttggctcaaaattggcacagttacttgtttttttacctaaaaaatcGAGCCagattttctaacattttcaatttttcttgtcaccttaGTGATGGTGCTAAATCTGGTGTAgagatatattttttgcaaaaaataaaaataaaaccaaaactaAATTTGCAATGAAAAGGTACTTTAGAATTTGTCCGATTAAATgtaattttctataattttctctctggaactttgaaaatcgggctatTAGTTTTTGAGAAACAGCCCCACAAAAAATCGAATCgatgaatttcaatttttggaatTACCTTAACATGGCTAAGGCCACCCTGATGGCCCAATAAAAGAATACGTGTCTCATTATTgtcaaattattacaaaaagtAAAAGCtggtaggggaaatatatccTTTCTAATCAAACGCATATCTTCATCATATAGAGAGTTTGATGCTTGAttgaagctccaaaaatactatttagttAGGCTATACacttaccagcaacagtaccgcctcaagtaagcacgcaaatttttccaattactggccaaaaagatcatattctattttgcgagaccatttctcatcattttggtggcacacacatccacacgcaagatgagaggttaactgcttaacgaaagtcgccatcaatatcgtttcacttgcgctaacgatttcaaagcgcttaagatataaaattgcttccaactaccggcaacatgttcttatGAGTTAGTcattcacttgaaaaataatcccaaaacatgtaaataattagcaagcgccatcaaaaaaacaaacgcgccaagtcttttgacgtttgaattttgacgacccattccaatcgaatgCTGAAGAataccgagcgagaagcgaaggcaaataaagaacaaagggtggccaccaacaccaccagcagcgcctgttggggtgagccagcgatgccaggaaattttctctataaatgctacttgaACTAagttgaaaataggaaaatgggcgtgacccaatgcactcgactgattggaatgcatttgggaaatattttttttaaatgcttgtaaaaggaatagcataacatgtaataaaagtgaaaataaacagaaatgtttacaaaaagtagctctactcgttggtgttcttggtttaagtaaatttcaaggaacactccagattatccagcatcattcaaacacgaccgcatattaggcttaaaataggtatatttcccctaaatgcTTTTTAATGGAATAATAAATTCAACAACTAACTTTCAAATCTCGTTTGAAAGGCAAATTCCAATTCAATATCAGCTGTATTCAATTGATTGGATGGATGGATCTCTTTAAATTATCTGAGTCGGTATGATTGAATCCATGTTACAGTCAAAGCTGCTAATCTTCTTACAAGTTACGTGTGCCTCGCACAAATCGATACATCTCCCTACAGCCCGAAGCAGCTGTTGTGCAGCCGgaatagaaattaaaaattctatcaCCATCACACACAACAGCCATCCTCGGCACAATCAAGAAGGGATATCATATCCGTGACCTTTTATGCGGAGATTTCGCTTTCGGCTTTTCATTACAGAATAAGCAATGAATGGCTTACACACCGAGAAAGTGTGCCCCGGGCCAAACGTGCGATGTATAGTTTGCAccgcattttcttgaaaatcccCTTCTTGAGTTAGTTTTTGCTTTGGGCCAAGTCCAGAATAAGTGGAAGAAAATTGTGCGAGTAAGGTTTCTCAGCTTAACGCGCCTTTTTTTGCCAGTACACCACATGTCTTGCTTACACAAAGATTGATATTTGCCCTCTTTGCGACCCCTGGCGTGTTTTGGAAGGAAAAATGGCACCACTGGTGTCAAACTGAGGTTTGTGGAGTTGTTGCAAGTTTGTTAATTCAAATAGGCTTTTGCAATGCTTTTTGAACGAAGACATTGTGTAATATCTTTCAAACTCATCTATGGCGGTAAACTGTCAAATTTCAGTGTTGCCAATCACAACAAAGATCTTCGCTCAAATGGTCGCAAAGAGTTCCCCAAGCATTACGTACGCCGCACTGGTTAACGGGGCTAACCCATGTGAGCTTCTTCTGGCCATTATGCCGAACTTTACCCTCTTTCTGGAAACCGGTGGCCACCGCATCGTCCTTGGCACGTATCGGGCCGGCTGCCGTCGTCGAGCCACACAGTTATCCTTCAGAAGTCGGCAAAAAGACGCGAGGGGTGCAGTTCTCTGGGatattgtgatttttattgGCTGCTTTCGTCCCCCTTGTTTCGGACCACATGAACAAAATCGATAATGAAAGCAAACATTTTGAGAGCAGCAATGGGCAGTTTTATTTCTGTGTGACGATTTAGTAATTGATTTCTGTGTAGACAGCGCAGTGCGAAACCTCAACAGTGCAACCGTCGGCTACTTCTGAAATTGTCCAGGGAATTGGTAATAAAAGTAGCCAGACATACTATCTATCTCGAGAGAGATGAAAGAGCAATAAAGGATGGAAATTTACTGACATGAATGACCAGGCTATTAAAAGTCCATCTTTGGCCATACGGTTTCGGTTTGAGGGATTCGAATTTCCCCCTTTTTCCACGGCTTTAGTTAAAGAGTTCTAAATGATCTCGTTCGGAGCCGGTTGTCTGCTCATTTAATGCTCGATCTCGTATGACGTGATTTTCGGTTTAGGGAGATATGCCAATTTTGGGACATATTTtgattaacttttttgaaattattttcaaaaatctcttgGTCTACAAGTTGGCAGCACTTAAACTTTTGTATTAGAAAATTTGCAAAGAGTGTCGTGCCCCTTGGTAGTCATCAAATCCACAGATTTAGAACTCACTTTCCTACTTTTCAATAGATTTTACAGGTTTAAAAGGCTTCTTGTAACATCGACTTTAGAGTTCACAGGCATATTTTTATCAGTTCGATATTTCATGACCTAACCCAGTGATAATTTTGactcgagcctcgagtcgattTGGTTCGATTTGGCTTGATGCTCGAACCAAAATTTCACTGGGAAATTGAAAACAAGGGGCTCGACACACctgtataaatttatgaaaaatagaaatggagaacgatgatgctatgagacgcgggttcgattcccgccttatccactgagcttctatcggatggtgaagtaaaacgtcggtcccggtttctcctgtctcgtcagaggcgctggagcagaaatcccacgttagaggaaggccatgccccggggggcgtagtgccaatagtttcgttttttttagaaatggagaaaaaaaatcagttcaaatGCAGTGTTGCCATGTCCgcaatattttttcacatttcaaCAAATGGCAAATCTCTCCATTTCTCAAAGCAAAAACACTTCCGTCAAGTGCTATTTCGGGGTCGTACTTTCAAAGACTCACTCTCTTTACCTACTTCTATTTGAAGCTTGCGCTTTTGAAATCATCAAtcgcattttccaaaaaaaaaatctcagaacGGTGAATGGTTTGTGTCAGAACAAATCGCGGTCCAAAACTCCCTTTTCGAGGCGTAGTAGTAATTTAATCCAATAACGTCGGAGCGACGACGTGGGGGCCTTTCTTTTTGCGGGTTATATTGGTTTAGGAAGTGCCCGCATGTTATGGTGACGCCTTACGTTTATTTATGCTCCCTAAATTCCGTGCAAACATGTTGcgctttttgatttgtttatttttaatcgaGAAGTGAGGGTGGAGGAAATCGACTGGTGGCGAGgatattgaattttgttgaaggCGACAACAATAATTTGTCAGCTTGTTGCGGTTCCGGTTACTTCAACTTGGGAGGGGGTTGCCGCCACCATTATGGCACTTTGACAGATCGCTTTATGGTGGTTGCCATAATGGCTACTGCTAAATCCATCACAGACACACGGAGAGTTTTTGTTGTGATTTTTGAAGAAGATTAACGCTTTTTTCACTCTCCATAGAATACTACCAAAAAGACTACTACTCAGAGTACAACTGTAACGAACCGCTGCTGGAACATGCCAAACTGACCGCCACATCGCAGCTTCGGGAACGAGGACCGGAAAATGCCCGTCTCAACGGTAAGTTTGCATTGGTCAAAATCTCTTTCAACTGTTGGCgttttttcttgttaaattttCTGTTATTCTACCGCGTTGTTCAATTCACCCCTTCGATCTTCTTCCACCGCTGTGTATTTCTCCCTCTTCTGTGAATATCGACTTCAAAGTGGCCGCGAAAGTGATTTCAGCTTGTTTGTTTTGCTACTCTTTCTCCGCTGCGTTGCACCGTCTTTGCCGATCTATTCGATTtcggtttgttgttgttttgtctgTTTATTTTCGTGTGTGCTGCGCCGCGTCTATTTTGCAAAGCTACTCCCTCTGTAAATCGTTATGCTTGTTTGTTTTGCTTGCTACATTTCGACTATTTTCCACATTTCACCAGTTAGCCCTCGGAACCATCATCACtcgttttcgtttttgttttcgttGATAACATTCTCATCGTTTTCATGGTGGGTGAATCTTCCTTGTTTCAAATTGGCACGTGGCTCGTGGAAATTCTGCCATATGGTCACCCCTTTCGCAATCGCTAAATTTATGCATTTCTCCCGTTCCGAACCCCGCGCAATTGCCCCTCTTCTTGGGATTTCGGTTATGTGCTGCAATTACTGTGTACCATCATCGATGTCGGTGGTGCCAACATCGCAATTGTTGTGCTGGAACGGCGCCGCCGGAAGGATGTACCCGGGTGATCGATACAGGACATGCAAACATGCACGGGCAGGGATGCTCAAGTTGCACTATTTTTTAGTAGCtatgaaatttgctatttttttagatgtttGAACTACTTGGACTTTTTTTGATGTTAGACAAAAATGAGAGttagaaaaaagttttcaagaATTTCAGTTTTATAGCATCCGCCATTATGGCGAAACGTCAACCTGACTGCTGACCAACCCTAATCGACGTTGTGTTGCATCGTTGGTCCTTTTTCTCGGGCCAAACTTTGACCAACTGTGATGCTGTCCTCGAGGACATGCCCGTTGGTCATTTCCCGGCTGATTCATTATGCATTCGCTGGCCCAGTTGGCATCCTTCGGGCGCACAGTTGCCGCATTGGAAAAAAAGTGACAATCTGCTTGTATGACAAGGGGAATTGTGTATGCCCTTTTTGCGATAAATTGTGGTGCCAATCAAGAGCGGGTTGACCATTTCTAGCACAGCTTTCAacgtgtgttttttttactctCAAATGATGAAATAATGGTCCGAATGACGCCGACGGTATCGATTTCTGGACGTGCAGATGCTGCAATATGGTGCGCGAAAATACCGGGGTGATAAACAAGGTGTTAATGTCgttatagggtagaggacccagaaatcgcccactttataaaggcaatctaggaaatttgatgagaatttgatggcaaattatggtttttggttctatttgttgtagaacgttgataaactatttgattttaagtttccacaaggtttttatcatttacgtgttcattttttataaaattttgcgtttttataAAGTCctctgaagagcctattttcgcccccctaaatccaattttcgcccacccttggaaccagttttcgcccacgacaaaaatcaagaaatcaaatgaaattatgactcaaagctaagcaaatatggtctcctattgatacacaacatgttcccgaagctaaatttcattgatgtgcacatattttgtcgtacatattataaattgaggttcaaaaaatcccaggagttttttttcagatatcctgcttattttgagattctttgtctaactaaaaccaaaacatgttctcactctctctaaaaaaatatgactgaatcaaaatttgtgatagaactcatgtgtccctgttcacccaagaggcacacagttacaattagctccatgtccatactagatttcgccctgggcgaaaattggatctcatgttttttcatgaccccagaaatcgcccactttattttattgaaataacctttggtaaacgtttaaaacaggtaaatcactagattttcatgaaattcagacatacagtgaactaatgaattattcatttacattattttcggacaaaatgagttgttttccctcattaacattattacccgctgtagtctaaattgacaaaaatatggcgcctgcagtaaggctttttttgaaaagcttataaataattaataatcaatagaaattcattaggaaagtttcaattagtactagaaatgaatgaatatgtaaacctgcataataaattcaaccaaaaaacggtatgagtttgctaaatacagataaaatccagtaggtgggcgaaaactggagcagggcgaaaactgggtcctctaccctattgcCTCGTGGTACAATTTGCATATTCTGCAGCGACGGCTTATTATCACGTCGGTGACATAGAGCGCTAATAATTTGCCCTGGAAGATACGCCAAGGAAGTGGCCCGGCTCCGTTTCCGAACCTAATGAGGCGTACTTAATGATATGCGCCAAGATGTCTCACCCCTCGGTGGCGCGATGATAATCCTTTGAAGAACTTGAGCTAGACGATGAAGGCGAGCGCACCTGAGATGTGGAGACAACACCTTTTCTTGAGTAGGTGGGAGAGAAAAgtggaaattttatttatttttagaaaacttcGTCTTTTCTTATGAGTTGCTCTTGAGAATCGAAGTGGCGCTCCCCTCGGGAAATGTCActtattgtttacatttgaaTTTTGATCATTCCCCGTGGGAAAATTGGCTCGAATTTCGAGGCAACTTGGATCAGGAATTGCATCAATTGAATGCACTGTGACAAGTCTCCACTTTATAATAAGGTGCGTTTTGTACGATTTTCGGATACGAGGACCGATTCTACAGTTTTACCACCCACTTACTTCATGCTCACTTGCCGTGTCGGTAACGAGACTCTTCCGCCGTGGTTTTGTTTACTATTTTCgcagacacacacacaaccaAGACCTCTCGAGATGATGAATCACGCTTGAGACGTGTTCCTCGAGTGGTGTCTGCGCTGCTGCTTTTATGTTTGTGAGAAGCGGTCCTCCCGTACACCAGCTGAGCTCACTCGGGTAATTGGATTATGCTGACCCTGCTGAATTGACCCCGGTGAATGCAGCGCTTCGCGCTCTGCATCGTATATGGGTTAAGCTTGTTACGGATTCTCAGTGTGCAGCGTTCCCGGAGTTTGTTCTCTCTCTTCGCCCGGTTTTGTCGCCCTCTCCGAACTAATACAAGCAGATTCTTTAGCATTGCTTGTATTGGTGACATGCGATACGGTTGGCAGCTCTGGGTGTCAAACTCCGTAGTTTCGTTGTCATTGCTCGTCGCAGCTGCGagatatttacaaattttggccaaatctcgACTCAATATGTTTGCCGATTGATCCTGACTGTCACCGACCTGTACTTCGAGAACATCGCACGGCTAACGAACATCGCATCGGGATGGCGGTTCGGCACGTTCGCTGGGCGTTCGACCTGGCCAGCTGGCGGCCAACGCTGACGGATCTGCTGCTGGCGACAGCCTGTATTCAGCCGGAGGAGAAGCTACGGCTGGCAAAGTTTGTGTTTCGCGATGACTTTAACGCATCGTTGATTGGGCGGCTGCTGATGAGGCGGTTCGTGCACGTAGCGACGGGGCTGGAGTACGACAAGATCGAGTTCGATCGGGATGTGAAGGGGAAGCCGTTCCTGAAGAATCAGGGGTACGAGGTTGAGTTTAATGTATCTCATCAGGGAAGGTATTCGGTGCTGGCTGGGCTGGTTGTGGAGAAGGATTGTGCGGTGAAGCCGACGGTCGGGGTGGATGTAATGAAGATCGAGTACGGAGGAGGGAAGCCGCTGGGCGAGTTCTTCAGACTGATGAATCGGAACTTTTCCGAGGATGAATGGGTGTACATAAAGGGTCAATGCGAGGAGCAGGAACAACTGGAAGCGTTCATGAGAAACTGGTGCCTGAAGGAGAGCTACGTCAAGAATGTGGGTGTTGGAATAACCGTTGATCTGAGGAAGGTCAGCTTCGCGATCGGAAGCAAGGAACTGCACACGAAGCGGGTGGTCTGTGATAGCAAGTTGAGGCTGAACGATGAACTGTTGAAGGACTGGCGCTTCGAGGAATCTCTTATCGACAAAGATCACTGCGTAGCTGTTGCGCTGGAAAACATTCCGGCTGGAGAAGACCTAACGGGCAACTTCTTTGAGACTGTCAGCTTCGCTGAACTGGTGGAGGGCCATAAGCCACTTTTGGCGATCGATGAAAACTACTGCGAAGATATTATCAATAAGGAGTACAAGAAGATGAAATAAAGCTATTTACTTGTTGGTTGGGGGTTTTACATGTTCAAGTCTGCGTTTGTTCTATTCCCAACGATGACAATTATCGACTAAACAAGACAATTTTGGCGAGTCTCGGGTATTCGGTTACTCTCGCCAAACCGCAAACAAGGATTAACAGCTGGATGTCACGACACGTCGTCGTCTTTATTGGGGCCACAACTCCAGGAGGTCGAGACACTTGCCACAACTGCAAACAGCCAACGCTCTAACCGAAGAAGCTTTGTTTGATCCATACTCAAATTACCTGTCCTGTCTGCTCGACCCAAATCGTTGTTGGTTGGTGCGGAAGCGTTCTTTCGACAGGTGTAACATTTCTGAGATGGAGTGAGGAGCTGTTTTCGCGGATCCGCTGCACCGCTCCGgaactttttatcaaattacGCTAAAAGCCTCGGGGGCGGTGCACTTTGGGCGTTAATTTCCTGACCTCACGCGACGTCGTCGGGTCGGAAGCGTGCCGAAATCGAACCGACTTTTCCGCACAATTAGAGCACTGATTGTGCGCCAGCGATACGCGGTACTGCGTCATTTTGACGGCGGAAGTTTATCGGTTATCTCCTGGGAATATCCCGGCGTTTGCTCATTTTGTCGCATCATATGGTGCGATTCGATCGCGGTTGACAGTTTGCCATAATGGCGACTCAAGGAGGTATTACGCTAcagcaaacaaactcgcacattttgacagtttgtctgcGTTGTTTGTTCGCCAACATTTGTTTGGAGAAACGTCAGCTTGCATACATTTTGTCTtgttgcgagtttggcaaactgtcaaacgcgaaaaagtgcgagtttgtttgattgcaatagtgtaatagctccttcaaGTGCCATAAACGTTAACCCGATTGGCGCCACCACTGCACCATCCTTCAATCAATAGTCATGGAACGATGGTTGCCAAAAACTAAACGCGTGCCGACGAAAAGTCAGGTTGATGATGCGTGACGCCACAAAAACGGCACGGAAGGATAATGACTTTTTGGCTAGGTTATGTTTGTGCAGGTAGATCCGTTACAATATCGGCCGAATTTTACGGTTTTGTGTAGTCGATAAAAGGGTGGTGTCGGGTAATTATACGTGCCGTGTCTGGGTTGACGTTTTGTGAGGATTAAAGTTCTAGTGaatcgtttttgaatatattaatTTCCTGGTAGAAGCGACGAGGGGACTCGACCGTTGACAGCGTGCATTTGTAATTAGGTTTCTAGAGCGTTATTTATCTGCTTGAATAGACACTTAATTTGGGACAATTTGTTGATTCCGGTTCCCGACAGGGGTGTTGAAGTTTTTTCCAGGAAGATTGTGTGGGGTATCAAGATGAATCATTCTAAAGGTACATAACTGTCAAACTgtgacataaaaaatataaattgaatcGCTGttgaaacaaaatcaaaacTCCCTAATTCCCAAATTGTCAACAACCGGAAGAGAACGAAATCGTTACAAGAGGATGATGCTTGAGTTCGATACGTTCACGAGTGGTTCGGAAGGACTTGATTTATACGTTGAGGCACTTCGCGCCCTAGCCCTTGATCGGAAAACAATGTGTGACAACTCCCCGTGTAG from Culex quinquefasciatus strain JHB chromosome 3, VPISU_Cqui_1.0_pri_paternal, whole genome shotgun sequence includes:
- the LOC6044064 gene encoding L-aminoadipate-semialdehyde dehydrogenase-phosphopantetheinyl transferase; the protein is MAVRHVRWAFDLASWRPTLTDLLLATACIQPEEKLRLAKFVFRDDFNASLIGRLLMRRFVHVATGLEYDKIEFDRDVKGKPFLKNQGYEVEFNVSHQGRYSVLAGLVVEKDCAVKPTVGVDVMKIEYGGGKPLGEFFRLMNRNFSEDEWVYIKGQCEEQEQLEAFMRNWCLKESYVKNVGVGITVDLRKVSFAIGSKELHTKRVVCDSKLRLNDELLKDWRFEESLIDKDHCVAVALENIPAGEDLTGNFFETVSFAELVEGHKPLLAIDENYCEDIINKEYKKMK